DNA sequence from the Acipenser ruthenus chromosome 8, fAciRut3.2 maternal haplotype, whole genome shotgun sequence genome:
GCATAGGcacatttagtttgttttattgttaattgtttaatttcattttttaattgttctggcaGTTGGCCTTGTTATTGTAAATTGAGGCCAGCTACCAGGTATTTAAAGAGTGCAGTCactctgcacagggctgctgtgtgaagagcccgcttgcgagtgtgTGCAGGCGTACAAAGAAGTAAGGTATAGGGAAACCTTTTAGAGTAGTGTGTTAAAaccgtgtttattttgttttgggttttgttacagggaaacagcttagctatcctgtttagtttaggttcctggtttgtttagttagtgctcaaatagagctaggtgtttattttgtgttttgtttgtttattaaaaatagcgcgtcagccattttctgtgtcctgggtctgttcttaaaggggcaacggaTCAGGGAGTGTTGaggttcttttacaatatatatatatatatatatattttctctgaATAATGAGTAATAGCAGAATTTCTTGTGTATTAGGCCTACCCGTAATCGGAAAATCTCGTTATGAATACTCTTTTGTACTCATACTCAGGCACATCCCTAGTTAAGTCACCTGCAAGGTGTGCAAGGTTGATGGTTTGCATCAAGCCTCTGCCCTTAACACTTCTTTATTTGGTAATGTTGAAACTGTCATATTTGTTTACTATATATGTATTTGGTTTATAACGTCCTTCCAACAGGTACGCTTGGGAATTAATAGGCTCAGTTGGGAGTGAAAGGTTACAGCaggtgaagaagaaaaaaaagaatgcagttTACCATTGACCTTCCTATTAACTAATACACAATCTTTACGGCATTTGCAGGTGGCTGAGAAGGAAAAAGGCAGAAAAACATGCAGAAAAGCAGGCAGCAAAGGAACGCTCCAGGAGGCTGGTGATAGAGGCTAGGAGAGCCAGACGGATGAAAGATTTACTCTACACTATCAGTGAGGCCAAAGCGTTCAAGTTTGTAGACAACTACGGCTACCGGTTTTAAGGTTGTCCTTCAATAGTCAAGCCACAGCTACAATACCTCCTAAAGGTGCGCTAgaggcagaggaaattcaataaagaaaatgaaGCCTCCTTATGACCAGCTTTATTTCCATGCTGTGTAGTAACATTCATTCAAATTGTCCAGGTTGGTGATATACATGTGTTTTCAATGAAGAAGAGTTTCATGTTTTTCTCTTGTAATCTAATTGAATAGTACCATAGGTAAGTAATGCAAGTCATAAAGtagctcttttttctttttacattttagcAAGTTGCTGTTATTATATAAAGCtacaaaatactttaaaatgaaaTTCTTTATAACATTACAATGTTTATCTTTTTATAAATATTGGATTTTATTTGCAGTGAAATAGGGCTACCTGCTGTAGGCCTACCAGTCCTTTGGGAAATGTGTTCAAATCATGATTGCATTATTTTCCTTTCCTTCATGGTTGGTGTTTCAATTAATATTGGACAATGTATATTGCAGAACTAAAGGGACAGATTTACTAAGCTTACTTTTTTTGCCTGCAGTGATCAAATGAAagttaatgtatatatttttgtaataatcaatATTATTACATGAATATGCATCTACCAAGTTTTGTGCTCAAGTCTTAAAGGTATTAAAGTTCACAAACCTATGATTGATGAAACCTGTGTAAGTTACTGTTCAAGGCATTTTGAAACTTTTTAAATCAGGGTTCTTATGAAGTATGCCTCTTTGAAATACAACATAAGCTTTTACTAACCAAGAAATTATTTAAATTCAGTAGTACCTTGGTATTATGTATCAAGCCCTCTTGCTAGATATAAACGTGCGTAAATATGTGCATGTTTTTACATGACAATCTTGTTTACTTAATGTACATACATaggaatgtgtttgtttgtgttcatttaaaatataatttttaaaataaggATCATTGCCTTTGAGTCAAACTGATCAAGCCTACCAGTACCATTTTATGGTTTTAACTTTTGCTTGAACTactatattttcaatattttagtAGTGTGCAATTATATTTTTATGAAACAGAATGTATTATACAGTGTGACATGTGTACAAAATACTTAAATataagattaaaaaatatatatggttaCCGTGTGTATtgtcaaatatttattttgcatatacAGTGAAGTAGTCTTTGAAATGATGAAGTTTAAATTATATCAAATAGTATagtacatatatacagtaatctGTATTGCACTTATTTATGAACttcattctgaatacttaaacccaccccaactactaagTGGCAGAACATTCCTAAATTTTTATTGGAGGATTGtacacgcttgtgagatttaaaacgagattacaattagaaatgaaggattgttcttgcttgcgagatttaaagctatattccaATTCGATAGGGAGTATTTATatgcttgtggaatttaaaaaagaattgcaaattgtggcgaaatgcataaacacacaaaaatcCCAGAAGAATATGCCAGTGATCATAAGGATTTTGTAACCGAAAATAATTTTcttcagtatataaaaagcgaaagccctgaaaaaaatatttacatacaattcaaATAGCTAAAGATAatcactgaaaaatgaaattaataaaaaacaaaacaagtcctagttatattatatattttattttgtaattaagcatTATTAACAAAAATGCAACAATTATTTATATTGTAATGTAAATTTGGGACACTAAAGCTTTGTAATGttcattatttataataaaaagcgTACAGGAACCTAAAGTAAGTTTTATGCTTTAAAACATTTTGGTATAGGTCGGGTTATTTAAAATTGTTCACTGATTAACTAATTAACTGCCCtgaaaacttaataaaaaaagtcACTTAAAGAATTACGTGTGATAGAGACAAGACAATGACAAgtaacatttatataaatacttgTTTTTATTGCTCATAAGTGTGAATTCACAATAAAGAACACCAATGATGCACCACTGGGTTACAACCATCACTTCTAAAAGCATCAGACATACACAATATAAACCTTTGGAAAAAGAAAGCGTAACAATACAATTCCAGATTACACCTGAACACATCAGATTCCATGTCTCATAACACTGTTCTTAAGCCGgatccacacctgagcgatcagttgtgCAACCCAATTGCTCCCGAAATCGCGTAACTCAGTTGCGAGCAATTGCtgtgtccacatctgagcaattactTGTGCAACAAGGTTCCCGCGTCTACAAGTTTAaggtgacagttttttttttttacatttttattccacctacaaggtgaagtagtttttttttggttttgacaactgagttgacatgtgtttttttttttttttttgtcctgtgtctacaagtttagaattgtatgtattttattttgttttttgacaaCTGAGATGACACAAgagttggctgttattatttttttaactgttgttattttaaatgccatattccctaaagaaaaaaacaaagccacaTAAAGCTGGATGAAACCGTTTAATTTTACCGccgacatttttaaaattagagATTCTTTATGACAGGCTATGCAAGCCGTGCAGTCAGCATTATAACAACCAATTAGAGTTTgcgaattgccacgtgatcgcctatgtctacagaagtcgatcaggaggttgcttggaaagtagagccCGGCTGTACTTCAAGCAACTGGTTGCAAGGACGTCCACATATAAGCGACTTGGTTGCATGCAAGTAAGTTgtgcaactgatcgctcaggtgtgaaCCCAGCTTTATACTATGCTGGTAAGTTTGTCTACATCTCTGTAttaaatttacaaaataaacaaacaaggtaCCTTCAAAACAAACCCTGGTCAGTGTACcggtatatttatttttaagttattaCCTAGTCTGTTAACATACGAAAAACCAAATCGAATTCTGCTCCCTGCAAAGCTCTAAGCTCTTGGTAAAGATATGATAAATCACAGACAGTTTCACaacattgttttcattttaaatttctgACCTCCACCAGTATCTAGCAGCTGCAAAATACATTTGCTACTATATATTCAGTTTCTCTTTTTGATGATTACCATCAAAAATGCATAACTCAATGCAATaggatattgaaaaaaaaaatttaatactTGGGAAATGCTGTTTAACTTGATCAATTTACTACAGACCATATAAATATGGAGTAATAAACAAGTTCAGCTTCAACAAGTAATACAGATGTGATTGAAGTTGAAAATGAACACTGCATCATTCTCTTACTGTTTTGGTCCTGCTTTGACCTGCTCCCTCCTGTAAATAATATTCAAACTGCATCCAAAAAGCAAAACTTGTAACAATGATGGTAAACATACTTTTTGTTACACTATCAGACCTATAAATATTCAATTTAAGCTTAAGAAAAtagaataatttaaaatatgcaaTTTTATAGCACCTATTAGAGATTGTGGACCTTTGAGTTTAATGCAATACTAAAAGTACTGTATAGCACATAGTTTAGAGCACTATTAGCTCCCCACTGCAGCGATTACAACAATTGAAGGTAATGTTTTCGTATCTTGTGTAGGGATGAAACCGACCAATACTTTTCTTGTTAGAGAGGAACGGTGTAGGTAAGGGTTCAGAAAACGAAACTTCAGATGCATCTTCGGTACATAAAACAGGATCCAAGATTCTTAACACCTGGGCAAAAAAACAGGAGACATTTGATTGGTTTTATCTGGAATGGTCACatcttttagttatttatttatttatttttaacagaattACTGCTGTTAATTTACAGCTATAATAACAAAAACCCAGAACAGAAAAAATTCTCCAGTCTTGACATATTTGTATGCTAACTTTCACTGTACAGGAGTTCGAGACTAAGGACTATCCTGTCAACTGTTTTTTGATTTATACTCTTTTTACCTTTTCTTAAATTTTGCTGTGTGCATGCTTCAAGTGTACGCAATCATACCTTTTCTGCCATCTTTTCAGCTGGAGTATTGCAAATTACAGTTGGTGGAGACATTTTCTGGCTGATACTTGTGTCTAAATTGCCAAGGAGCTGAGAGTTCACTGCCTTCGCTAGCTTCTGATTGGCTGCAGCAAGCTCGCCAGTGGTGAGAGGCTGTGCACTGGGGTAATAGGTCTGTTGCCTGCCCCATTGCAAAGAAACCAAAAGCTGCTCTAGTGAcctgtgaatttaaaaaaaggacaagaGCTACATTAAAAATACAGTTCATCCATAACCTATAAATATATCAACACAGGCCTCTGGAGATGTGCAAGACTACCTGTGAGTCTCAGACATGTCTCTGGAGAATTCCTCCCGTTCGCTGAGAAGGTCTTGTATCGCTCCCTGAGCTTCCCTGGTTTGGCGCTGCAGTGCTGTCCTGGCATTGGTCAGCTCCTCAGCCATCACTCTGAAAAAGACAAAGATCCCCAACCAGTGTTAAAGTCTAATGCTCTATAATACGGAtagatcattttaaaaacaattttaaagtccATTTGGGCCTAGAAAATTGTACTTGGTATTGCCAGCCTTATAATATTGATGACATATCTAAATGTGACGAACAATACCATTTTATGGAATGGCccattttttgaagaaaaaaaaatgcattatggCTTTGTTGGAAAACTGAATTTAACCTTGCAAGGTGCTTTAAAACGCTATATGATGTCTTGTACTGTATGTAGCAAGGAAAACATTGTAGTATCTCTTCAGGGTTCAcacactttttcaacatcaaaattccatactttttccagacttccatttgtttttcccagacttgtgttttagttagtttctactagtttttcgatagttatccacataggtGGGCAGCCGCAGAAattatagctttttgatccagagcagaagttgctcctggttttctaaaagtacttgtcagaatctggaggtgcatatctagcaagagacaatgcaggtatgcaaaagagaagtaagatacagtctaagaaatgcccaatatttgagaatattgcattatttacaaagagaatataaaaagttgtatactgcaagtatacttgtgccaaaataggatagtataatggtaccaatagtatactaaaaccagacaattttggcacaagtatacttgcagtatattacttttttgtaagggatgaactggattctgatccaaacttctttatACCATCTGTTAAATGTTATgggaggtgaaaaataacaaatgaaataacaaatgtgcatGCATTATATACTGAAACATGCAAGTGTCGTacattaaacatacaagtcaaatactaaatacagtacacccttactataacaaccctgtttgggtccaaagccttttgttcgctatagtaaaTGACAATCCAAAACTAACAATATAAGCTGCTGTGTAAGTTAGggaagtcaccctggataaaggcattagctaaattattaataatattagtgctgtttttattctctgtactaataataataataataataataataataataataataataatagcaatgagattgtgaataaaagtagaattacaagtacagtacctatttgtggcGTGCTGCAGCCAGTATTCTGGCTATATCCTATTCGCTGAAGAACACAGtacagtgttctgttttgtttcaattgcaaatgttaatttaaatctaggttccttatttaaaaaaaaaaaaaaaaaaaaaaaaaaaaaaacacacatcaatgTTGCTTTGCCGTGCCGGTTGCACAGAGCTGTATGAGCCAACATCAACAGtagtttgatatttatttatttttttaaatcagtatttaatTGTATAATGAAGGCCATATAGCGAGGATGTAAATAGTATATCTACACTCGGCTGACGGTTTGAACCCGAGACTGTTGCTGCACTCGgtactgtaagttacaagcaagcaccatacagttaaaataaaattaccggtacattttattaatcacattaaagaaataaaaaagcgaTGTTAACATGCTATGTTTATACACACCATACGGGCTATAGAaagtgttttttgggttttttttttaaatccgagtCAATGATAATAACTAAAGTAAAATTCCAGACTTTCATAACGGAGAcatggtttttcaagcattttcaagccctggaaatcagtttggcatttttccatactttttccagactagCGTACAAACCCTGCTATAGAAAcccatttaatattttttatgagCTATCGATagttcttgtttgcttttaaaaattgccCTTGCCCCCCTTTCAATATGTCTCATTTGCTGTGTTCCAATGTTGCAGCGTTGCTCACCTCAATCAAATGTATGCAATTAAACACATATAAAAAAGTGAATCTGGACAAATAAGGGAAGAAGTGACATGCTAGCAAGGCTAATGAAAATGTCTGTCTAGCAAGAACAGTATGTAGTCACCTGCTGGCCAGGAACTTGCTCCGCCACACATCACACTGAATGGTCATGCGTTCAAGTTGCTCAGATATCTGAGTCAGGTTACGGCCTAGAGTTTCGTTTTCCAGGATAAGCTGGTTTTTCTCACGTGCCAGGCGCTCAAAATGGTACTGCAGGTCATCGCCCACTGAGGCCACTAGCAGCTTCTTCAGCTCACGGTTCACCTGCAATACAAACACTTCAAAGATGCTGTTCTACTGAAAACACAACTTTTTTCTTCAGGAGAAGTGTCTGTTTATTCGCTATAAAATATggttgtttttgtgttaaaaataaagcATCCTCGGGGGATTAGTGTAGGGGGAATGGCACCACCTGACATGTTATATGAACATCTAAGATTCAAGACTGACAGTGCATTGTAAAATGACCTTCACAAAGAGTTTCATTTTTATTGGCCGATACACAAACTTTTTAGACTTGACCTAGATAAGAGCAGTGGGTTCCCATTCCAGTCCAGATATATACTCCAACCAGGCACTATATTAGCTAATTAAACCGGCTAagtagaatacagctgtgttaaCAATGGGTTTCTGGTGTCAGATTTAATGTTGTACATGTCTTAGTGCCTTTATTGTAAAAACCCAGTTTTTCTGAATGGGTAATAAGCAAGCTTAAATCACTAAAGAAATCTACATCTAGGCTTATTTGTACAATTATATAGTTAGGGTAAAAAGACATTTAGTAAGTAAAACTGAATGAGTGGGGTAAAACTGACAACAAACATCTCATTCCCCAAATACTACAAACCAGCAGGGGGGCTGAATTCTGCTTTCAGTCACTGTAGTACTATGTTCCTCATTAGATTCACCTCACCTCTGTCTGAACTCTGAGCTGGTTTGAAAGGCCTTCCTTATCCTGCAGCAGCCTCCTCTCCGAGTTCTGTAGCTTGTCCAGGGTGGCTTTCAGTTCCTGTCCTTCCCGTCGGGAGTCTATCGCTGCTTCTGAATGGACAGGCTcaattttttgatgccctgccAGCTCAGTCAACCTCGAGCCCTTCGAAGGGATAGTATGAGAGATAGCCGCTCGAGGAACCACAATACGGATGGCTTCAAGCTCAATGGACAAATCTTTTTGAATTCTACCCAGGTGAAGTACTCCAGGATTCTGAGGTGGGGCTGGCTTTGTTCTTGGGCCAAGCTGGATGGGGCTGCTCTTGCAGGGGAGCTCAGTGATGACCTCCAGGGATTTGGATGGCTCATCTGTCTCCATGCCATCACCAGGGCCACGCACTGGCACCGTGGCCGGAGCTGAAGTGAGAAAACAAACAGTTACACTGCTTGCAGTTTTCCTTATCCAGCCACTTGGCTTTACAAGCTATTTCCATGAACCCAGAAAAGTTTAGTTAAAAAAGGGTTCTACTGTATTGTATAGAGACTTATACTTTCATGCTGTGTATTATGGACTGTGAAAGACTTTCTAGATAATAACAATGCTCCCAGTCTCCAAATGAAGTCTATACCCAGGGGTGGAAAACAATGTCGACTGAAGCAAAGACAGTAATACTCAGTAGCATTTTTAGCTTACAATAAACTGCTTTTACTTGTTTCCCCACTTCCATGATGGCATCACTTGACAATAGGAAATAGTTTTAGCTTATGTGTATTGCCTCAGTGCTCAAGGATCTCTCAAAATGACCAAGCatatgaaaaacaaaccaaataaatcAGAGCAGTGTATGAAAGTGTTCTCTTGCATTACTTAGAGCGCTCTTTGGTATGTTCTGATGAGCAAAAAACAGATGATCTAGCCTTCAGTGTAGTAAGTGTGAGATCCCATTACAATATTAGCATTTTTGTTGAACCCTCTTACAtgattttcacattttttttctcttagttGTCCTTTGCGTACTTAATGTTGCTATTTATGTTAATTTCTTGTTAATTTTCCATGAGCATCAGCTTCATAGGGCGTGAAATAGGTCACCACATCTTACAAGACAAATGACTATTTTCTTTTGCAGTGTGCTTCCTCTTTCATTGAAacaattatttacaatatatttaaccAGCCACCATTTTTTTCCTAATGACTTTTCTTACCTTTTACTTGTTGGACTGACGTCATTTTGTACAGTGTCCTCACCGAAATAAggttaaaaaaatgaagtaattgtgtatgtgtttctAAATTTcaactgcaaaaaaacaaagaaagaaagaaagaaacatt
Encoded proteins:
- the LOC117406797 gene encoding golgin-45-like, giving the protein MTSVQQVKAPATVPVRGPGDGMETDEPSKSLEVITELPCKSSPIQLGPRTKPAPPQNPGVLHLGRIQKDLSIELEAIRIVVPRAAISHTIPSKGSRLTELAGHQKIEPVHSEAAIDSRREGQELKATLDKLQNSERRLLQDKEGLSNQLRVQTEVNRELKKLLVASVGDDLQYHFERLAREKNQLILENETLGRNLTQISEQLERMTIQCDVWRSKFLASRVMAEELTNARTALQRQTREAQGAIQDLLSEREEFSRDMSETHRSLEQLLVSLQWGRQQTYYPSAQPLTTGELAAANQKLAKAVNSQLLGNLDTSISQKMSPPTVICNTPAEKMAEKVLRILDPVLCTEDASEVSFSEPLPTPFLSNKKSIGRFHPYTRYENITFNCCNRCSGELIVL